In one window of Paenarthrobacter nicotinovorans DNA:
- a CDS encoding TetR/AcrR family transcriptional regulator, giving the protein MDLQSQPSARASRTRARLIDAGLELFERNGYDQTTAAEIAAAAGVTEMTFFRHFSTKDQLLLDDPYDPLLAAAVLEQPAARSLRRIINGIRAVWRDLPEPASDFTRRRIRIVAATPGLRAAVARNNARTETVIADALIADGADPLESRVAAAAVIAAMSVALIEWSLQEEATLSGTIESALDVLEASHG; this is encoded by the coding sequence ATGGACCTACAAAGCCAACCAAGTGCACGGGCGTCGCGCACACGGGCGCGCCTTATTGATGCTGGCCTGGAACTTTTCGAACGCAACGGCTACGACCAGACCACTGCGGCTGAGATCGCTGCCGCGGCCGGGGTCACCGAGATGACATTTTTCCGGCATTTCAGCACCAAGGATCAGCTGCTTCTCGATGATCCCTACGATCCGCTTCTCGCAGCTGCTGTTCTGGAACAGCCGGCGGCACGCAGTCTCCGTCGCATTATCAATGGAATCCGCGCAGTCTGGCGAGATCTTCCCGAACCCGCGAGCGACTTCACAAGGAGACGCATCCGCATAGTGGCCGCCACACCCGGGCTACGTGCCGCCGTGGCCAGAAACAACGCCCGGACGGAAACAGTCATAGCCGATGCCCTGATCGCGGACGGCGCCGATCCCCTCGAGTCGCGCGTGGCGGCCGCAGCCGTCATCGCCGCAATGTCCGTGGCCCTGATCGAGTGGTCGCTGCAGGAGGAGGCAACCCTGAGTGGCACCATCGAGAGCGCCCTGGACGTTCTGGAGGCATCCCATGGCTGA
- a CDS encoding ABC transporter ATP-binding protein, with protein sequence MAETLLAARSVSRSYGSGEGVHGIDLSVSAGEIHALVGLNGAGKSTLMRLLLGQIRPDSGDVTIFGQGLNAAGPDIWRRVGHLIECPLAYGELTGQANLEIGALLHGVPYGDISAAVEAVLDELALRRYAPIAARSLSLGNRQRLGLASALQHHPELIVLDEPTNALDPAGVILLRESLLRRAAHGAGVLVSSHHLDEVARVASRVTVINAGRVIGTIDPKGTDIEREFFALVHSDDTGQELETPEVPT encoded by the coding sequence ATGGCTGAGACTCTCTTAGCAGCCCGCTCCGTTTCGCGGTCCTACGGATCCGGCGAGGGTGTGCATGGCATTGACCTCAGCGTCTCTGCAGGCGAGATTCATGCCTTGGTCGGATTGAACGGTGCAGGAAAATCAACACTCATGAGACTGCTGCTGGGGCAGATCAGACCCGACTCAGGCGACGTGACTATTTTCGGGCAAGGGTTGAACGCAGCCGGGCCAGACATATGGCGTCGGGTAGGGCACCTTATCGAATGCCCACTCGCTTACGGTGAGTTGACCGGCCAGGCCAATCTTGAGATTGGCGCTCTCCTCCACGGTGTTCCATACGGGGACATCAGCGCCGCCGTAGAGGCCGTGCTCGACGAGCTGGCTCTGCGCCGATACGCGCCCATTGCGGCTCGGTCGCTTTCGCTCGGTAACCGCCAACGATTGGGACTCGCGTCCGCGCTCCAGCACCATCCAGAGTTGATAGTGCTCGACGAGCCCACAAACGCCTTGGATCCCGCCGGAGTCATCCTTCTGCGCGAGAGTCTCTTGCGGCGCGCAGCGCATGGGGCCGGTGTACTTGTCTCCAGTCACCACCTGGATGAGGTAGCGCGAGTGGCAAGCAGGGTGACGGTAATCAACGCCGGCCGCGTTATTGGAACCATCGATCCGAAGGGCACGGATATAGAACGTGAATTCTTTGCCCTTGTCCACAGCGACGACACCGGCCAAGAGCTGGAAACACCGGAGGTACCGACATGA
- a CDS encoding ABC transporter permease, producing MSKPFEGLTAAVVVEARKMRLSRTVLGAGSILILGVNALASGFALAARSGNQAALAKLGPLASQGGWTGYLASAQQITAAGSVLAFGIVLAWMYGREFTDGTISGLFALPVRRPTVALAKLIVFAGWSFAVAVLLTATLVALGLILGFGWPNSTELAGLGRIHPLIVLSALVATPAAWSATLGRGVLSGIGLTVGVMAGTQVAVLVGAGPWFPIAAPALWAIAPDTVPPAALALTLGIPLTFGALTLWAWSRLQLDR from the coding sequence ATGAGCAAACCATTCGAAGGACTTACGGCCGCAGTCGTCGTCGAAGCCCGCAAGATGCGACTGTCCCGTACGGTCCTCGGGGCCGGATCCATCCTGATCCTCGGTGTCAACGCACTTGCTTCCGGATTCGCACTGGCTGCGCGGTCCGGCAACCAGGCTGCACTCGCCAAGCTCGGACCGCTCGCCTCCCAGGGTGGCTGGACCGGGTACCTTGCCTCGGCACAGCAAATCACCGCCGCAGGCAGCGTACTGGCCTTCGGCATTGTCTTGGCCTGGATGTATGGTCGGGAATTCACCGACGGTACGATCTCCGGCCTCTTTGCCTTGCCCGTGCGCCGACCTACGGTCGCACTAGCCAAGCTCATCGTCTTCGCTGGCTGGTCGTTCGCCGTCGCTGTCCTTCTGACCGCCACGTTAGTGGCACTTGGACTGATCCTGGGCTTCGGATGGCCCAACTCCACTGAACTAGCAGGGCTGGGTCGAATTCACCCTCTCATCGTCCTTTCCGCCTTGGTCGCTACGCCCGCAGCCTGGTCGGCGACTTTGGGACGTGGTGTGCTCAGCGGAATTGGCCTAACCGTGGGTGTCATGGCAGGCACGCAGGTGGCGGTCCTCGTGGGCGCAGGCCCCTGGTTTCCTATCGCAGCCCCCGCACTCTGGGCGATAGCGCCCGATACCGTACCGCCGGCAGCCCTAGCTCTCACACTTGGGATACCGCTCACCTTCGGCGCGCTTACCCTCTGGGCTTGGTCGCGGCTTCAGCTGGACCGATGA
- the rpsN gene encoding 30S ribosomal protein S14, whose protein sequence is MAKKSKIARNEQRKVIVERYAAKRLELKKTLVDPNATDEAREAARLGLQKLPRNASPIRLRNRDQIDGRPRGTLQKFGISRVRFRDMAHRGELPGITKSSW, encoded by the coding sequence ATGGCAAAGAAGTCCAAGATTGCTCGCAACGAGCAGCGCAAGGTCATTGTTGAGCGTTACGCTGCCAAGCGTCTCGAACTGAAGAAGACCCTGGTTGACCCCAACGCGACTGACGAAGCACGCGAAGCTGCACGCCTCGGCCTGCAGAAGCTGCCCCGCAACGCCTCCCCGATCCGTCTGCGTAACCGCGACCAGATCGACGGCCGTCCCCGCGGCACGCTCCAGAAGTTCGGTATCTCCCGTGTTCGCTTCCGCGACATGGCTCACCGCGGTGAGCTCCCGGGCATCACCAAGTCTTCCTGGTAA
- the rpmG gene encoding 50S ribosomal protein L33 gives MAKDKDVRPIIKLKSTAGTGYTYVTRKNRRNDPDRLVLKKYDPKIRQHVEFREER, from the coding sequence ATGGCAAAGGACAAGGACGTACGTCCGATCATCAAGCTGAAGTCCACTGCGGGCACCGGTTACACCTACGTAACCCGCAAGAACCGTCGTAACGACCCGGACCGCCTGGTCCTGAAGAAGTACGACCCCAAGATCCGCCAGCACGTCGAATTCCGAGAGGAGCGCTAA
- the rpmB gene encoding 50S ribosomal protein L28, whose translation MAAHCQVTGAEPGFGHSISHSHRRNKRRFDPNIQKKRYWVPSLRRNVTLTLSARGIKTIDVRGIDSVVADILARGVKL comes from the coding sequence ATGGCAGCACACTGCCAAGTGACCGGAGCCGAGCCGGGCTTTGGACACAGCATTTCGCACTCGCACCGTCGCAACAAGCGACGGTTCGACCCGAACATTCAGAAGAAGCGCTACTGGGTTCCGTCCCTGCGCCGTAATGTCACGCTGACCCTGTCAGCCCGTGGCATCAAGACCATCGACGTACGCGGCATCGACTCAGTCGTCGCCGACATCCTGGCACGAGGAGTAAAGCTCTAA
- a CDS encoding ferredoxin reductase family protein — MTSLLAPDSPVDNPSSPGPRTAPAAVERFRPQARRRLARSDVLAFVGWLSPVAAVTLRLADGGANGFSSFAATMTSLGIVAGLIGMDLVLLMLLLAARIPFVDNTIGHDRALEVHKKLGKPALYLLLAHGLLLAIGYGAAEGLDPVSESVSLWVNVPDMWLAFVSMALFVAVVVTSLVAVRRKFPYEFWYAIHLLTYVAVGTAIPHQFSVGGLFAEGTWQRWYWLAICIATGAALLLYRVYLPLAATFRHQLTVSRVVRVAPDVFSIEMTGLQLERLAGAGGRFFFWRFLAPGHWWQPHPFSLSAEPVSGVGSKPGSLRITVRNLGEGSARLARIKPGTKVALEGPYGMFSTAARTRNNVVMIGAGIGITPLRSLLESTPFEPGQATVLLRGHDESELFLGKEIMALCQARGATLFHLTGPRSAGVRSWLPESATTAGFTSASYAPGIADADVYVCGPTPWAASVIREVRAAGVPSEQVHYERFDW, encoded by the coding sequence ATGACCTCGTTACTGGCCCCTGATTCTCCGGTGGACAACCCGTCGTCGCCCGGCCCGCGGACAGCACCTGCCGCCGTCGAGCGCTTCCGCCCGCAAGCACGACGGCGGCTGGCCCGGTCCGATGTCCTGGCTTTCGTCGGGTGGTTGTCGCCGGTTGCGGCGGTGACGCTGCGGCTTGCTGACGGCGGCGCCAACGGGTTCTCGTCGTTCGCGGCCACCATGACATCGCTGGGGATCGTAGCCGGCTTGATCGGCATGGACCTGGTGTTGTTGATGCTGTTGCTCGCGGCCAGGATCCCGTTCGTGGACAACACAATCGGCCATGACCGCGCCTTGGAGGTGCACAAGAAGCTGGGCAAACCGGCTCTTTACCTGCTGCTGGCGCATGGTCTCCTGCTCGCGATCGGCTACGGAGCGGCGGAGGGCCTGGATCCGGTCAGTGAGTCGGTCTCGCTCTGGGTCAACGTCCCGGACATGTGGCTCGCGTTCGTCTCCATGGCACTGTTCGTTGCCGTGGTGGTGACGTCGCTGGTGGCCGTCCGCCGGAAGTTCCCGTACGAATTCTGGTACGCGATCCACCTGCTGACCTATGTGGCCGTTGGCACCGCCATCCCGCACCAGTTCAGTGTGGGCGGGTTGTTCGCCGAAGGGACGTGGCAACGCTGGTACTGGCTGGCTATTTGCATTGCGACCGGCGCCGCACTTCTCCTCTACAGGGTGTACCTGCCGTTGGCAGCGACATTCCGGCACCAGCTCACCGTCAGCCGCGTGGTCCGGGTCGCGCCGGACGTTTTCAGCATCGAAATGACGGGCCTTCAGCTGGAACGCCTGGCCGGCGCCGGGGGCCGTTTCTTCTTCTGGCGGTTCCTCGCTCCGGGACACTGGTGGCAGCCGCACCCGTTCAGCTTGTCGGCGGAACCCGTGTCCGGCGTCGGAAGCAAACCAGGGAGCTTGCGCATCACAGTGCGAAACCTGGGTGAAGGCTCTGCCCGGCTTGCCCGGATCAAGCCCGGCACCAAGGTCGCCCTTGAGGGCCCCTACGGCATGTTCAGCACGGCGGCACGCACCCGGAACAACGTGGTGATGATCGGCGCGGGGATCGGCATCACGCCGTTGCGGTCGCTCCTGGAATCCACCCCTTTCGAACCCGGACAGGCCACGGTCCTGCTGCGGGGACACGATGAGTCGGAGCTTTTCCTCGGCAAGGAAATCATGGCGTTGTGCCAGGCACGAGGCGCCACCCTCTTCCACCTCACGGGGCCCCGCTCGGCCGGCGTCCGCTCCTGGCTCCCCGAATCCGCGACGACTGCCGGGTTCACCAGCGCCTCCTACGCACCCGGCATCGCAGACGCCGACGTTTACGTTTGCGGCCCCACCCCCTGGGCCGCCTCCGTGATCAGGGAAGTCCGCGCAGCGGGTGTCCCCTCGGAACAAGTCCACTACGAAAGGTTTGACTGGTGA
- a CDS encoding FMN-binding protein, producing MRIRAAMATALASAGILLAGWQSGAHIADTGTATTTSLGSSASAAGGTTTGTSGSSSATSSGTKTTTTAATYDGTAVQTRFGTVQVRVTIQGGKITEVTALQLTDAERKSAQISSRAAPVLRSEVLQAQSADVQTVGGATVTSDAYLTSLQAALDAAHF from the coding sequence GTGAGAATTCGAGCAGCCATGGCAACCGCGCTGGCGTCGGCGGGCATCCTGTTGGCGGGCTGGCAGTCGGGCGCGCACATCGCCGACACCGGCACGGCAACCACCACAAGCCTGGGCAGCAGCGCCAGTGCCGCCGGCGGCACCACCACGGGCACCAGCGGAAGCAGCAGCGCCACCAGCAGCGGAACCAAGACAACAACGACGGCGGCAACTTACGACGGCACGGCCGTCCAGACCCGCTTCGGTACAGTCCAGGTCCGGGTGACCATCCAGGGCGGCAAGATCACCGAAGTCACGGCCCTCCAGCTCACTGACGCCGAACGCAAGTCGGCCCAGATAAGCAGCCGGGCAGCACCCGTGTTGCGGTCAGAAGTCCTCCAGGCGCAATCCGCGGACGTGCAAACCGTCGGCGGCGCAACGGTCACCAGCGACGCCTACCTCACCTCACTCCAGGCAGCCCTCGATGCCGCACACTTCTAG
- a CDS encoding FAD:protein FMN transferase gives MPHTSSTTQLRARTFRTMGTVVSLTVASGHYAQTAVDELESAAAVVEDKFSELDLSFSLYRNGSEASRLARGELTLAYASESMQALYAEASEWRLATGGAFTAERPDGTLDLSGIVKAHAVREAALSLEALGLRDWCLNAGGDVLVSGSPEPGTEEPWLAGIVDPQDRQALLGAYPMSALRALATSGTAERGQHIWAIGGAATEFDQVSVAAADIVTADVLATAIVAGGTRTLDQAVEKWKVEVLAVRRDGTLLATPGFRKPA, from the coding sequence ATGCCGCACACTTCTAGCACCACGCAGCTGCGGGCCCGGACATTCCGCACCATGGGCACCGTAGTGAGCCTGACGGTGGCGAGCGGACACTACGCCCAAACAGCCGTTGACGAGCTCGAGTCAGCAGCCGCCGTCGTCGAGGATAAATTCTCTGAACTGGACCTTAGCTTCAGCCTGTACCGGAACGGCTCCGAAGCGAGCAGGCTGGCCCGCGGTGAGCTGACCCTGGCCTACGCCTCCGAGTCCATGCAGGCCCTGTACGCAGAAGCGTCCGAATGGCGGTTGGCAACCGGCGGGGCTTTCACGGCTGAGCGGCCGGATGGCACGTTGGATCTTTCCGGGATCGTGAAAGCACACGCGGTGCGTGAGGCGGCGTTGTCCCTCGAAGCCCTGGGTTTGCGGGACTGGTGCTTGAACGCCGGCGGCGATGTCCTGGTGAGCGGGTCCCCCGAACCGGGGACGGAGGAGCCGTGGCTCGCCGGCATCGTTGACCCGCAGGATCGGCAAGCCTTGCTGGGCGCGTATCCGATGTCGGCCCTGCGGGCACTCGCGACGTCGGGCACGGCTGAACGCGGCCAGCACATTTGGGCCATTGGAGGTGCGGCAACGGAGTTCGACCAGGTTTCCGTGGCCGCCGCCGACATCGTTACCGCCGACGTCCTTGCAACCGCCATCGTCGCCGGCGGGACAAGGACCCTCGATCAGGCTGTTGAAAAATGGAAGGTGGAAGTCCTCGCGGTACGTCGCGACGGGACGCTGCTGGCTACCCCCGGGTTCAGGAAACCGGCCTGA
- a CDS encoding SGNH/GDSL hydrolase family protein — MDFSARYVALGDSFTEGVGDDDPSRPNGVRGWADIVAGQLAQSNPGFGYANLAIRGRKLRQIMAEQVDAAAAMKPTLVTLYAGANDILRPKIDIDSLLEEYDAGIAKLSATGATVLLFTGFDAKGSKVFSAMRGRTAIYNELVREIAEDHGALLVDYWRFDEYDDWRLWGEDRMHMSTAGHINMAKRVLDVLEHEHVIDVPELAPARLLGRVEALKANARWFRESAAPWVSRRLRGVSSGDGLSPKYAELIRPVS, encoded by the coding sequence ATGGATTTTTCTGCCCGATATGTTGCCCTGGGGGATTCGTTCACTGAGGGCGTCGGCGACGACGATCCCAGCCGCCCCAACGGGGTGCGCGGCTGGGCTGACATCGTGGCAGGGCAATTGGCCCAAAGCAACCCCGGTTTCGGCTACGCCAACCTGGCCATCCGTGGCCGGAAACTCCGCCAGATCATGGCCGAGCAGGTGGATGCCGCCGCCGCAATGAAACCCACCCTGGTGACCCTTTACGCCGGGGCGAACGACATCCTGCGGCCCAAGATCGACATCGACTCGCTGTTGGAGGAGTACGACGCCGGCATCGCCAAGTTGAGTGCGACCGGTGCCACGGTCCTCCTCTTCACGGGCTTCGACGCGAAGGGCTCGAAAGTGTTCAGCGCGATGCGTGGCCGCACTGCGATCTACAACGAACTCGTGCGGGAGATCGCCGAGGACCACGGCGCCTTGCTGGTGGATTACTGGCGCTTCGACGAATACGACGACTGGCGGCTGTGGGGCGAGGACCGGATGCACATGTCCACAGCCGGCCACATCAACATGGCCAAGCGCGTCCTGGACGTCCTGGAACACGAGCATGTGATCGACGTTCCCGAGCTCGCGCCCGCGCGGCTTTTGGGGAGGGTGGAGGCCCTGAAGGCAAACGCGCGCTGGTTCCGGGAGTCGGCAGCGCCGTGGGTGTCCCGTCGTCTCCGGGGCGTGTCTTCCGGCGATGGCCTCAGTCCCAAGTACGCAGAACTGATCAGGCCGGTTTCTTGA
- a CDS encoding MarR family winged helix-turn-helix transcriptional regulator codes for MNQPRWLNADERRAWLALLSINTLLPSALDTQLQAAGKLSLFDYNVLAMLSETEGRYLPMSELAARTSASLSRLSHVVTKLQKRGWVERQAHPGDARVTVAHLTDAGMSTIVSLAPAHVESVRTLMLDSLSPDDVADLARIGEKIVARLDNNHWILRDS; via the coding sequence ATGAATCAACCCCGGTGGCTGAACGCCGACGAACGCCGTGCCTGGCTTGCCCTGCTGAGCATCAATACTTTGCTCCCCTCGGCGTTGGACACCCAGCTTCAGGCGGCCGGGAAACTGTCCCTGTTCGATTACAACGTGCTCGCCATGCTCTCCGAAACGGAGGGCCGGTACCTGCCTATGAGCGAGCTCGCTGCCCGGACAAGCGCCTCCCTGTCACGGCTTTCGCACGTGGTCACCAAACTGCAGAAACGCGGCTGGGTGGAACGGCAGGCCCACCCCGGTGACGCCCGCGTCACGGTGGCGCACCTGACCGACGCCGGCATGTCCACCATTGTTTCCCTGGCGCCTGCCCATGTGGAATCAGTGCGGACGTTGATGCTCGACTCGCTCAGCCCCGACGACGTCGCCGACCTCGCACGGATCGGCGAGAAAATCGTTGCCCGGTTGGACAACAACCACTGGATTCTCCGCGATTCCTAG
- a CDS encoding YciI family protein: protein MFVVSLTYKVPDEIVDFHRPGHMAWLKDAFDGGIFLASGRRVPATGGVLLSKVDRATLDASLAEDPFYSNGVADFEIIEFTATSVAEGYENLLDS from the coding sequence ATGTTCGTAGTCTCTTTGACCTACAAAGTTCCGGACGAAATCGTCGACTTTCACCGCCCGGGCCATATGGCCTGGCTCAAGGACGCGTTCGACGGCGGGATCTTCCTTGCGTCCGGACGTCGCGTCCCGGCCACGGGAGGCGTGCTGCTGTCCAAAGTGGACAGGGCAACGTTGGATGCCTCGCTGGCCGAGGATCCGTTCTACAGCAACGGGGTGGCCGACTTCGAAATCATCGAATTCACCGCCACCAGCGTGGCCGAAGGCTACGAAAACCTGCTGGACAGCTGA
- a CDS encoding SGNH/GDSL hydrolase family protein — protein MTMPRRFVALGDSFTEGVGDVDRRLPNNCRGWADRVAEDFARHDDRTLYANLAVRGRRLQRIVDEQLEPALALNPTLISFYAGGNDLLMARLNLGRLMRDYENAVMRLKASGATIVLFTGYNVPLSPLLEPLKVRTAIYNRHIRRIAAKYQTLLVDYWCFERFQDPRMWAPDRLHMSTPGHRYMARKVLEVLGAPHSLSEPVMAPWRSKSLTENIADDVAWLRRDVGPWFSRRVRGVSSGDHLGARWPELMPVVLPERLGTSAAKTLKTQLSSRFS, from the coding sequence ATGACCATGCCGCGGAGATTCGTCGCGTTGGGAGACTCCTTCACTGAGGGCGTGGGAGACGTTGACCGCAGGCTACCCAACAACTGCCGTGGCTGGGCTGACCGTGTGGCCGAGGATTTCGCCCGGCACGATGACCGCACGCTCTACGCCAACCTGGCCGTTCGGGGCCGCCGCCTCCAAAGGATCGTCGACGAGCAGCTCGAACCCGCACTGGCCCTGAATCCCACACTCATCAGCTTTTACGCCGGCGGCAACGACCTCCTCATGGCCCGGCTCAACCTGGGCCGGCTCATGAGGGATTACGAAAATGCCGTGATGCGCCTCAAAGCCAGCGGTGCTACCATCGTGCTCTTCACCGGCTACAACGTCCCGCTGTCCCCCTTGCTGGAGCCCTTGAAGGTCCGTACTGCCATTTACAACCGCCACATCCGGCGGATTGCCGCGAAGTACCAGACGCTCCTGGTGGATTATTGGTGCTTCGAAAGGTTCCAGGACCCCCGCATGTGGGCTCCCGACCGGCTGCACATGTCCACGCCGGGCCACAGGTACATGGCCAGGAAAGTCCTGGAGGTCCTGGGAGCGCCCCATTCGCTCTCTGAGCCGGTTATGGCGCCGTGGCGTTCGAAGTCCCTCACCGAAAACATCGCCGACGACGTCGCCTGGCTGAGGCGCGACGTCGGGCCTTGGTTTTCACGCCGGGTCCGCGGCGTTTCGAGCGGTGACCACCTGGGTGCCCGCTGGCCGGAACTCATGCCGGTGGTGCTGCCCGAACGGCTCGGAACCAGCGCGGCGAAAACCTTGAAAACTCAGCTGTCCAGCAGGTTTTCGTAG
- a CDS encoding SGNH/GDSL hydrolase family protein, whose product MRDDFGDGNSARRRYVAIGDSFTEGVGDPSKVLPNGVRGWADRVAERLAKAQPGWEYANLAVRSKRLRHIIDEQLEPALAMEPTLITLYAGGNDILDFGTDMDALLADYELLVARLSGTGATVVLFTGFDVKVSAVLEPFKKRNTLYNHRVREIAAKYGAVLVDYWCFDAYKDPRMWSPDRLHMSKAGHKYLAGQVLDHLNVPHKIPAKEWEPPTRLTLREWERRQRRWVNDWVVPLFGRKLRGVTLGDSLQPRWPHPVKVPRKGGLKKLMENREAAQ is encoded by the coding sequence GTGCGGGACGACTTCGGTGACGGGAACAGCGCTCGACGGCGGTATGTCGCCATCGGGGATTCCTTCACCGAGGGTGTTGGGGACCCGAGCAAGGTCCTGCCGAACGGGGTGCGCGGCTGGGCCGACCGGGTGGCCGAAAGGCTGGCGAAGGCGCAACCGGGGTGGGAGTACGCCAATCTGGCAGTTCGCAGCAAGAGGCTCCGGCACATCATCGATGAACAGCTCGAACCCGCGCTCGCCATGGAGCCCACGCTCATCACGCTGTACGCCGGCGGCAATGACATCCTGGACTTCGGCACGGACATGGACGCCCTTCTTGCCGACTACGAACTCCTGGTCGCGCGGCTGAGTGGAACCGGGGCCACGGTGGTGCTCTTCACGGGGTTCGACGTCAAGGTTTCCGCGGTCCTGGAGCCGTTCAAGAAACGCAATACCCTGTACAACCACAGAGTCCGGGAGATAGCGGCCAAGTACGGCGCCGTTCTGGTGGATTATTGGTGCTTCGATGCTTACAAGGACCCGCGGATGTGGTCCCCGGACCGGCTTCACATGTCCAAGGCCGGCCACAAGTACTTGGCCGGACAGGTCCTGGACCATCTCAATGTCCCGCACAAGATCCCGGCCAAGGAATGGGAACCGCCTACCCGTTTGACCTTGCGTGAATGGGAGCGCCGCCAACGCCGCTGGGTCAACGACTGGGTGGTGCCGTTGTTCGGGCGCAAACTGCGCGGTGTCACCCTGGGCGATTCGCTGCAACCCCGCTGGCCGCATCCGGTCAAAGTCCCCCGCAAGGGTGGTTTGAAGAAGCTCATGGAAAACCGGGAGGCAGCACAATGA
- a CDS encoding siderophore-interacting protein, protein MSAQPTQAKASAAVEPMTLAFDVTVTAVQELSPNFRRITFGGYSLRDFGVAGDTLDLRVKLMIPSFDADGNVIPLPPFKMEEAGWYQEWLAMDPSVRGDMRTYTVRSERLDAVYPEIDIDFVMHFDDAGHGGPAANWALAAKPGDALTIIGPNNRAAQCATAGAYGGIEWRPGLAQRVLLAGDETAVPAISAILESLPADMTGHAFLEVPEAGDFQDISTAADIEITWLARGAAIGRSRPHGELLKEAVAKAVPVPGWVGIKGSGTAAGPEPEDVNVDQDILWETPQRMDAAAIEATKNPTLPAGALPFYAWIAGEAFVIKEMRRYLVRDVGIDRKQVAFMGYWRRGKAEG, encoded by the coding sequence ATGAGTGCACAACCGACACAGGCCAAAGCAAGCGCCGCCGTGGAGCCCATGACCCTCGCCTTCGACGTCACCGTGACGGCAGTGCAGGAACTGAGCCCCAATTTCCGCCGGATCACGTTCGGCGGTTACTCGCTGCGCGACTTCGGCGTCGCGGGCGACACCCTGGACTTGCGCGTGAAGCTGATGATTCCGTCCTTTGACGCAGACGGCAACGTCATTCCGTTGCCCCCCTTCAAAATGGAAGAGGCCGGCTGGTACCAGGAATGGCTGGCGATGGACCCGTCCGTCCGTGGGGACATGCGGACTTACACCGTCCGCTCCGAACGGCTCGACGCCGTGTACCCCGAAATCGACATCGACTTCGTCATGCACTTCGACGACGCCGGGCACGGCGGACCTGCGGCCAACTGGGCGCTTGCTGCGAAACCGGGCGACGCACTGACCATCATCGGTCCCAACAACAGGGCTGCACAGTGCGCCACCGCCGGCGCCTACGGTGGCATTGAATGGCGGCCGGGGCTGGCGCAGCGCGTACTCCTGGCCGGCGACGAAACCGCAGTGCCCGCCATCAGCGCCATCCTGGAAAGCCTGCCCGCCGACATGACCGGACATGCCTTCCTCGAGGTGCCCGAAGCCGGCGATTTCCAGGACATCAGCACCGCCGCCGACATCGAAATCACCTGGCTTGCCCGCGGCGCAGCCATCGGACGCTCCCGTCCCCACGGCGAACTCCTCAAGGAAGCCGTGGCCAAGGCAGTTCCCGTCCCGGGGTGGGTGGGCATCAAGGGTTCCGGAACCGCAGCAGGTCCTGAGCCCGAAGACGTCAACGTAGACCAGGACATTCTTTGGGAAACCCCGCAGCGCATGGACGCGGCAGCCATCGAAGCCACCAAGAACCCGACACTGCCCGCAGGTGCCCTGCCGTTCTACGCCTGGATTGCCGGCGAAGCGTTCGTGATCAAGGAAATGCGGCGCTACCTGGTGCGGGACGTTGGCATTGACCGCAAGCAGGTTGCGTTCATGGGCTACTGGCGTCGCGGCAAGGCGGAGGGCTAA